In Nicotiana tabacum cultivar K326 chromosome 2, ASM71507v2, whole genome shotgun sequence, the following proteins share a genomic window:
- the LOC107775179 gene encoding transmembrane protein 184C-like isoform X1 — protein sequence MELDLGQITLIGSTDWLATKMELDRGKVTLIGSTICLMLTMHFSIQLVTEHFMSWKKPKEQKAIIIIVLMAPLYAIDSFIGLIDFMGSKPFFTFLDSVKECYEAIVMAKFLALMYTYLNISISKNIVPDEIKGRQIHHSFPMTLFQPHTAHLNHHTLKLLKNWTWQFVVIRPVCSILMIVLQLLGVYPSWVSWTFTMILNISVSLALYSLVIFYHVFAKELAPHKPLAKFLCVKGIVFFVFWQGILLEILVSLGIIRSQHFWLDVEHIQEGIQNVLVIVEMVFFAIFMRHAYSAAPYRQEAVTSSGDKKKE from the exons ATGGAATTAGATCTTGGGCAAATCACACTGATAGGATCCACTGATTGGCTAGCTACGAAGATGGAATTAGATCGTGGGAAAGTCACACTGATAGGATCCACTATATGTCTCATGCTGACTATGCATTTCAGTATACAGCTAGTGACAGAACATTTTATGTCATGGAAGAAGCCTAAAGAGCAAAAGGCCATAATCATCATCGTCCTCATGGCACCCTTGTATGCTATTGACTCCTTCATTGGGTTGATTGATTTCATGGGAAGCAAACCCTTTTTCACTTTCTTGGATTCTGTCAAAGAATGTTATGAAGCAATT GTGATGGCTAAGTTCCTGGCATTGATGTACACTTACTTGAACATATCCATAAGCAAAAACATTGTCCCTGATGAAATTAAGGGAAGACAAATTCACCACTCATTCCCAATGACACTCTTCCAG CCTCACACTGCTCATTTGAACCATCATACGTTGAAGCTTCTCAAGAACTGGACATGGCAGTTTGTTGTGATTCGTCCTGTATGCTCCATCTTAATGATTGTTCTACAACTTCTCGGAGTGTACCCTAGTTGGGTTAGCTGGACCTTTACCATGATCTTAAACATATCCGTTTCACTGGCTTTGTATTctcttgtgattttctaccatgtCTTTGCAAAAGAGTTGGCACCTCACAAGCCACTAGCCAAGTTCCTGTGTGTCAAAGGAATTGTCTTTTTCGTTTTCTGGCAG GGTATTCTGCTTGAGATTCTTGTATCACTAGGCATAATCAGATCACAACATTTCTGGCTTGACGTGGAGCATATTCAGGAAGGTATTCAGAATGTACTAGTGATTGTGGAGATGGTTTTCTTTGCTATCTTTATGCGTCATGCATACAGTGCTGCGCCATATCGCCAAGAAGCTGTTACAAGTTCAGGagataaaaagaaagagtga
- the LOC107775179 gene encoding transmembrane protein 184C-like (The RefSeq protein has 1 substitution compared to this genomic sequence) — MELDLGQITLIGSTDWLATKMELDRGKVTLIGSTICLMLTMHFSIQLVTEHFMSWKKPKEQKAIIIIVLMAPLYAIDSFIGLIDFMGSKPFFTFLDSVKECYEAIVMAKFLALMYTYLNISISKNIVPDEIKGRQIHHSFPMTLFQPHTAHLNHHTLKLLKNWTWQFVVIRPVCSILMIALQLLGVYPSWVSWTFTMILNISVSLALYSLVIFYHVFAKELAPHKPLAKFLCVKGIVFFVFWQGILLEILVSLGIIRSQHFWLDVEHIQEGIQNVLVIVEMVFFAIFMRHAYSAAPYRQEAVTSSGDKKKE; from the exons ATGGAATTAGATCTTGGGCAAATCACACTGATAGGATCCACTGATTGGCTAGCTACGAAGATGGAATTAGATCGTGGGAAAGTCACACTGATAGGATCCACTATATGTCTCATGCTGACTATGCATTTCAGTATACAGCTAGTGACAGAACATTTTATGTCATGGAAGAAGCCTAAAGAGCAAAAGGCCATAATCATCATCGTCCTCATGGCACCCTTGTATGCTATTGACTCCTTCATTGGGTTGATTGATTTCATGGGAAGCAAACCCTTTTTCACTTTCTTGGATTCTGTCAAAGAATGTTATGAAGCAATT GTGATGGCTAAGTTCCTGGCATTGATGTACACTTACTTGAACATATCCATAAGCAAAAACATTGTCCCTGATGAAATTAAGGGAAGACAAATTCACCACTCATTCCCAATGACACTCTTCCAG CCTCACACTGCTCATTTGAACCATCATACGTTGAAGCTTCTCAAGAACTGGACATGGCAGTTTGTTGTGATTCGTCCTGTATGCTCCATCTTAATGATTGTTCTACAACTTCTCGGAGTGTACCCTAGTTGGGTTAGCTGGACCTTTACCATGATCTTAAACATATCCGTTTCACTGGCTTTGTATTctcttgtgattttctaccatgtCTTTGCAAAAGAGTTGGCACCTCACAAGCCACTAGCCAAGTTCCTGTGTGTCAAAGGAATTGTCTTTTTCGTTTTCTGGCAG GGTATTCTGCTTGAGATTCTTGTATCACTAGGCATAATCAGATCACAACATTTCTGGCTTGACGTGGAGCATATTCAGGAAGGTATTCAGAATGTACTAGTGATTGTGGAGATGGTTTTCTTTGCTATCTTTATGCGTCATGCATACAGTGCTGCGCCATATCGCCAAGAAGCTGTTACAAGTTCAGGagataaaaagaaagagtga
- the LOC107775178 gene encoding uncharacterized protein LOC107775178 isoform X2, whose amino-acid sequence MAVLCNAISACPIITSAKVAVCSSSRVSVPQLHLSNSPFVPEVNKAIDSLSKEFREVDNLVARNTARVLRAFQRVRVGSHHFGGSTGYGHEEAGGREALDEAFAEIFGAESAIVRAQFFSGTHAITCALFAFLRPGDELLAVAGAPYDTLEEVIGKRDSGGLGSLKDFGVEYREVPLAEDGGLDWDALKTSLRPHTRCALIQRSCGYSWRRSLSVTEIGQAITIIKMQNPRCLVMVDNCYGEFADDIEPPMGADLIAGSLIKNPGGTIAPCGGYVAGRKRWVEAAAARLSAPGLGVDCGSTPGDIMRTFFQGLYLSPQMVGEAIKGSFLIAEVMAARGYKVQPLCRVKRHDTVQAVQLGSRERLLSFCEAVQRSSPVSSFIRPVAGATAGYASEVIFADGTFIDGSTSELSCDGPLREPFSVFCQGGTHWTQWGLVLGEVLKSL is encoded by the exons ATGGCGGTCTTATGCAATGCCATCTCTGCTTGTCCTATTATAACATCCGCTAAAGTTGCAGTGTGTTCGAGCTCTCGAGTCTCAGTTCCTCAGCTTCATCTTTCCAATTCTCCCTTTGTTCCTGAG GTTAACAAGGCAATTGATTCTTTGTCAAAAGAGTTCAGAGAAGTTGACAATTTAGTGGCTCGCAATACTGCCCGAGTTTTGAGAGCTTTCCAAAGGGTCAGGGTTGGGTCTCAT CACTTTGGTGGTAGCACGGGCTATGGTCATGAAGAAGCTGGTGGACGTGAAGCCTTGGACGAGGCTTTTGCAGAAATTTTTGGTGCTGAGTCTGCAATTGTACGAGCACAG TTCTTCTCAGGTACTCATGCTATCACTTGTGCATTATTCGCTTTCTTAAGACCAGGGGACGAG CTGTTGGCGGTGGCTGGTGCACCTTATGATACTCTGGAGGAAGTTATTGGAAAAAGGGATTCTGGTGGATTGGGTTCCTTAAAAGACTTTGGAGTAGAATACCGGGAAGTCCCC CTTGCAGAGGATGGCGGGCTTGACTGGGATGCACTTAAAACATCTTTAAGACCTCATACGAGGTGTGCACTCATACAGAGATCATGTGGTTATTCCTGGCGTCGCAGTTTGAGTGTAACTGAGATAGGTCAGGCCATCACTATAATCAAG ATGCAGAACCCAAGATGCCTGGTCATGGTAGATAACTGCTATGGTGAATTTGCTGATGACATCGAACCTCCTATG GGTGCTGACCTAATTGCGGGCAGTTTAATAAAAAATCCTGGTGGGACGATTGCACCATGCGGTGGATATGTTGCAGGAAGAAAAAGATGGGTGGAAGCAGCAGCTGCCCGTCTCTCGGCTCCAGGACTTGGAGTTGATTGTGGCTCGACCCCTGGTGATATAATGAGAACCTTCTTTCAGGGTTTATACCTCTCACCTCAAATGGTTGGTGAAGCAATAAAG GGAAGCTTTCTGATAGCTGAAGTCATGGCAGCTAGAGGATATAAAGTGCAGCCACTTTGTCGGGTCAAGCGTCATGATACAGTGCAG GCAGTACAACTTGGAAGCCGTGAGCGTCTACTTTCCTTTTGCGAGGCTGTTCAGAGAAGTTCTCCTGTCAGTTCTTTTATCAGGCCTGTTGCAGGTGCGACTGCTGGCTATGCATCTGAG GTAATTTTTGCTGATGGAACCTTCATCGATGGAAGTACTAGCGAGCTCTCATGTGATGGGCCGCTAAGAGAGCCTTTCTCTGTGTTTTGTCAG GGTGGCACTCATTGGACGCAGTGGGGACTAGTTTTGGGGGAGGTTTTGAAATCTCTATGA
- the LOC107775178 gene encoding uncharacterized protein LOC107775178 isoform X4, with the protein MYLHQHFGGSTGYGHEEAGGREALDEAFAEIFGAESAIVRAQFFSGTHAITCALFAFLRPGDELLAVAGAPYDTLEEVIGKRDSGGLGSLKDFGVEYREVPLAEDGGLDWDALKTSLRPHTRCALIQRSCGYSWRRSLSVTEIGQAITIIKMQNPRCLVMVDNCYGEFADDIEPPMVGADLIAGSLIKNPGGTIAPCGGYVAGRKRWVEAAAARLSAPGLGVDCGSTPGDIMRTFFQGLYLSPQMVGEAIKGSFLIAEVMAARGYKVQPLCRVKRHDTVQAVQLGSRERLLSFCEAVQRSSPVSSFIRPVAGATAGYASEVIFADGTFIDGSTSELSCDGPLREPFSVFCQGGTHWTQWGLVLGEVLKSL; encoded by the exons ATGTACCTGCATCAGCACTTTGGTGGTAGCACGGGCTATGGTCATGAAGAAGCTGGTGGACGTGAAGCCTTGGACGAGGCTTTTGCAGAAATTTTTGGTGCTGAGTCTGCAATTGTACGAGCACAG TTCTTCTCAGGTACTCATGCTATCACTTGTGCATTATTCGCTTTCTTAAGACCAGGGGACGAG CTGTTGGCGGTGGCTGGTGCACCTTATGATACTCTGGAGGAAGTTATTGGAAAAAGGGATTCTGGTGGATTGGGTTCCTTAAAAGACTTTGGAGTAGAATACCGGGAAGTCCCC CTTGCAGAGGATGGCGGGCTTGACTGGGATGCACTTAAAACATCTTTAAGACCTCATACGAGGTGTGCACTCATACAGAGATCATGTGGTTATTCCTGGCGTCGCAGTTTGAGTGTAACTGAGATAGGTCAGGCCATCACTATAATCAAG ATGCAGAACCCAAGATGCCTGGTCATGGTAGATAACTGCTATGGTGAATTTGCTGATGACATCGAACCTCCTATGGTG GGTGCTGACCTAATTGCGGGCAGTTTAATAAAAAATCCTGGTGGGACGATTGCACCATGCGGTGGATATGTTGCAGGAAGAAAAAGATGGGTGGAAGCAGCAGCTGCCCGTCTCTCGGCTCCAGGACTTGGAGTTGATTGTGGCTCGACCCCTGGTGATATAATGAGAACCTTCTTTCAGGGTTTATACCTCTCACCTCAAATGGTTGGTGAAGCAATAAAG GGAAGCTTTCTGATAGCTGAAGTCATGGCAGCTAGAGGATATAAAGTGCAGCCACTTTGTCGGGTCAAGCGTCATGATACAGTGCAG GCAGTACAACTTGGAAGCCGTGAGCGTCTACTTTCCTTTTGCGAGGCTGTTCAGAGAAGTTCTCCTGTCAGTTCTTTTATCAGGCCTGTTGCAGGTGCGACTGCTGGCTATGCATCTGAG GTAATTTTTGCTGATGGAACCTTCATCGATGGAAGTACTAGCGAGCTCTCATGTGATGGGCCGCTAAGAGAGCCTTTCTCTGTGTTTTGTCAG GGTGGCACTCATTGGACGCAGTGGGGACTAGTTTTGGGGGAGGTTTTGAAATCTCTATGA
- the LOC107775178 gene encoding uncharacterized protein LOC107775178 isoform X1: protein MAVLCNAISACPIITSAKVAVCSSSRVSVPQLHLSNSPFVPEVNKAIDSLSKEFREVDNLVARNTARVLRAFQRVRVGSHHFGGSTGYGHEEAGGREALDEAFAEIFGAESAIVRAQFFSGTHAITCALFAFLRPGDELLAVAGAPYDTLEEVIGKRDSGGLGSLKDFGVEYREVPLAEDGGLDWDALKTSLRPHTRCALIQRSCGYSWRRSLSVTEIGQAITIIKMQNPRCLVMVDNCYGEFADDIEPPMVGADLIAGSLIKNPGGTIAPCGGYVAGRKRWVEAAAARLSAPGLGVDCGSTPGDIMRTFFQGLYLSPQMVGEAIKGSFLIAEVMAARGYKVQPLCRVKRHDTVQAVQLGSRERLLSFCEAVQRSSPVSSFIRPVAGATAGYASEVIFADGTFIDGSTSELSCDGPLREPFSVFCQGGTHWTQWGLVLGEVLKSL, encoded by the exons ATGGCGGTCTTATGCAATGCCATCTCTGCTTGTCCTATTATAACATCCGCTAAAGTTGCAGTGTGTTCGAGCTCTCGAGTCTCAGTTCCTCAGCTTCATCTTTCCAATTCTCCCTTTGTTCCTGAG GTTAACAAGGCAATTGATTCTTTGTCAAAAGAGTTCAGAGAAGTTGACAATTTAGTGGCTCGCAATACTGCCCGAGTTTTGAGAGCTTTCCAAAGGGTCAGGGTTGGGTCTCAT CACTTTGGTGGTAGCACGGGCTATGGTCATGAAGAAGCTGGTGGACGTGAAGCCTTGGACGAGGCTTTTGCAGAAATTTTTGGTGCTGAGTCTGCAATTGTACGAGCACAG TTCTTCTCAGGTACTCATGCTATCACTTGTGCATTATTCGCTTTCTTAAGACCAGGGGACGAG CTGTTGGCGGTGGCTGGTGCACCTTATGATACTCTGGAGGAAGTTATTGGAAAAAGGGATTCTGGTGGATTGGGTTCCTTAAAAGACTTTGGAGTAGAATACCGGGAAGTCCCC CTTGCAGAGGATGGCGGGCTTGACTGGGATGCACTTAAAACATCTTTAAGACCTCATACGAGGTGTGCACTCATACAGAGATCATGTGGTTATTCCTGGCGTCGCAGTTTGAGTGTAACTGAGATAGGTCAGGCCATCACTATAATCAAG ATGCAGAACCCAAGATGCCTGGTCATGGTAGATAACTGCTATGGTGAATTTGCTGATGACATCGAACCTCCTATGGTG GGTGCTGACCTAATTGCGGGCAGTTTAATAAAAAATCCTGGTGGGACGATTGCACCATGCGGTGGATATGTTGCAGGAAGAAAAAGATGGGTGGAAGCAGCAGCTGCCCGTCTCTCGGCTCCAGGACTTGGAGTTGATTGTGGCTCGACCCCTGGTGATATAATGAGAACCTTCTTTCAGGGTTTATACCTCTCACCTCAAATGGTTGGTGAAGCAATAAAG GGAAGCTTTCTGATAGCTGAAGTCATGGCAGCTAGAGGATATAAAGTGCAGCCACTTTGTCGGGTCAAGCGTCATGATACAGTGCAG GCAGTACAACTTGGAAGCCGTGAGCGTCTACTTTCCTTTTGCGAGGCTGTTCAGAGAAGTTCTCCTGTCAGTTCTTTTATCAGGCCTGTTGCAGGTGCGACTGCTGGCTATGCATCTGAG GTAATTTTTGCTGATGGAACCTTCATCGATGGAAGTACTAGCGAGCTCTCATGTGATGGGCCGCTAAGAGAGCCTTTCTCTGTGTTTTGTCAG GGTGGCACTCATTGGACGCAGTGGGGACTAGTTTTGGGGGAGGTTTTGAAATCTCTATGA
- the LOC107775178 gene encoding uncharacterized protein LOC107775178 isoform X3 yields MVSTSEITFSRHSILSVLKMYLHQHFGGSTGYGHEEAGGREALDEAFAEIFGAESAIVRAQFFSGTHAITCALFAFLRPGDELLAVAGAPYDTLEEVIGKRDSGGLGSLKDFGVEYREVPLAEDGGLDWDALKTSLRPHTRCALIQRSCGYSWRRSLSVTEIGQAITIIKMQNPRCLVMVDNCYGEFADDIEPPMVGADLIAGSLIKNPGGTIAPCGGYVAGRKRWVEAAAARLSAPGLGVDCGSTPGDIMRTFFQGLYLSPQMVGEAIKGSFLIAEVMAARGYKVQPLCRVKRHDTVQAVQLGSRERLLSFCEAVQRSSPVSSFIRPVAGATAGYASEVIFADGTFIDGSTSELSCDGPLREPFSVFCQGGTHWTQWGLVLGEVLKSL; encoded by the exons ATGGTCTCCACTAGTGAAATAACATTTAGTAGGCACTCTATTTTGTCAGTACTAAAAATGTACCTGCATCAGCACTTTGGTGGTAGCACGGGCTATGGTCATGAAGAAGCTGGTGGACGTGAAGCCTTGGACGAGGCTTTTGCAGAAATTTTTGGTGCTGAGTCTGCAATTGTACGAGCACAG TTCTTCTCAGGTACTCATGCTATCACTTGTGCATTATTCGCTTTCTTAAGACCAGGGGACGAG CTGTTGGCGGTGGCTGGTGCACCTTATGATACTCTGGAGGAAGTTATTGGAAAAAGGGATTCTGGTGGATTGGGTTCCTTAAAAGACTTTGGAGTAGAATACCGGGAAGTCCCC CTTGCAGAGGATGGCGGGCTTGACTGGGATGCACTTAAAACATCTTTAAGACCTCATACGAGGTGTGCACTCATACAGAGATCATGTGGTTATTCCTGGCGTCGCAGTTTGAGTGTAACTGAGATAGGTCAGGCCATCACTATAATCAAG ATGCAGAACCCAAGATGCCTGGTCATGGTAGATAACTGCTATGGTGAATTTGCTGATGACATCGAACCTCCTATGGTG GGTGCTGACCTAATTGCGGGCAGTTTAATAAAAAATCCTGGTGGGACGATTGCACCATGCGGTGGATATGTTGCAGGAAGAAAAAGATGGGTGGAAGCAGCAGCTGCCCGTCTCTCGGCTCCAGGACTTGGAGTTGATTGTGGCTCGACCCCTGGTGATATAATGAGAACCTTCTTTCAGGGTTTATACCTCTCACCTCAAATGGTTGGTGAAGCAATAAAG GGAAGCTTTCTGATAGCTGAAGTCATGGCAGCTAGAGGATATAAAGTGCAGCCACTTTGTCGGGTCAAGCGTCATGATACAGTGCAG GCAGTACAACTTGGAAGCCGTGAGCGTCTACTTTCCTTTTGCGAGGCTGTTCAGAGAAGTTCTCCTGTCAGTTCTTTTATCAGGCCTGTTGCAGGTGCGACTGCTGGCTATGCATCTGAG GTAATTTTTGCTGATGGAACCTTCATCGATGGAAGTACTAGCGAGCTCTCATGTGATGGGCCGCTAAGAGAGCCTTTCTCTGTGTTTTGTCAG GGTGGCACTCATTGGACGCAGTGGGGACTAGTTTTGGGGGAGGTTTTGAAATCTCTATGA